One Malania oleifera isolate guangnan ecotype guangnan chromosome 9, ASM2987363v1, whole genome shotgun sequence DNA segment encodes these proteins:
- the LOC131164978 gene encoding protein LOL1 has product MLVPLAPYPTPPPPVTPTSNGTQSQLVCSGCRNLLLYPVGATSVCCAVCNAVTAVPPPGTEMAQLVCGGCHTLLMYIRGATSVQCSCCHTINLALEANQVAHVNCGSCRTLLMYQYGARSVKCAVCNFVTSVGASTSTAEQKFNN; this is encoded by the exons ATGCTTGTTCCCCTTGCTCCATATCCGACGCCTCCGCCGCCAGTTACGCCAACTTCCAATG GCACACAGAGCCAGCTAGTCTGTTCTGGATGTAGAAACCTTTTACTCTATCCGGTCGGAGCAACATCTGTGTGTTGTGCTGTTTGCAATGCAGTCACAGCTGTGCCACCTCCGG GCACTGAAATGGCACAATTAGTCTGTGGAGGCTGCCATACATTACTAATGTACATTCGTGGAGCAACTAGCGTACAATGTTCCTGTTGTCACACCATCAATCTAGCCTTGGAAG CTAACCAGGTAGCACATGTCAACTGTGGGAGCTGCCGGACACTGTTGATGTACCAATATGGAGCAAGATCTGTAAAATGTGCAGTTTGCAATTTCGTGACATCAGTTGGG GCCTCCACAAGCACTGCTGAGCAGAAGTTCAACAACTAA